The genome window TCACAATAAAATGCGGAAAGTTATAGGTATAGGTGAGACCGTCTTAGACATCATCTTTAAGGACAACAAACCAGTTGAGGCAGTCCCGGGAGGGTCTACCTTTAACGCCATTACATCGTTAGGACGCTGCGGTATCAACGCATCGTTCATCTCCGAGGCAGGCAATGACCACGTCGGGAAATACATCATTGATTTCCTGAAAAGCAACGGTGTCAACGCTGATAACGTCACCACCTTCCCTGACTCCAAGTCGCCTGTGTCGCTGGCGTTCCTCAACGAGAAGAATGATGCCGAATACATCTTCTACAAGGACCACCCTCACGACCAGTTAGACTTCACCTTTCCCGACATACAACCGGATGACATCGTGCTTTTCGGCTCTTTCTATGCGGTGAATCCGGTGATTCGTCCGCAGGTTGTCGGACTGCTCGACTATGCCCGTTCACATGGCGCCATCATCTACTATGACGTTAATTTCCGTCCGGCACACAAGGATGAGGTCATCAAGGTTACGCCTAACCTGATTGAGAACCTCGACTATGCCGACATTGTACGTGGCAGCCACGAAGACTTTGCGACACTCTACAAGAAGGAGGATGCCGACAAGGTGTATAATGCCGAGATTTCCTTCTATTGCAAGCAGTTCATCTATACACAGGGAAGCCAGCCTGTCGAGGTGCGTAGCGGCAGGGACTTGAAGAAGACTTATCCTGTACTCGATACCAATGTTGTCAGCACAATCGGCGCCGGCGACAACTTCAATGCAGGCTTCATCTTCGGTATG of Prevotella fusca JCM 17724 contains these proteins:
- a CDS encoding carbohydrate kinase family protein; translated protein: MRKVIGIGETVLDIIFKDNKPVEAVPGGSTFNAITSLGRCGINASFISEAGNDHVGKYIIDFLKSNGVNADNVTTFPDSKSPVSLAFLNEKNDAEYIFYKDHPHDQLDFTFPDIQPDDIVLFGSFYAVNPVIRPQVVGLLDYARSHGAIIYYDVNFRPAHKDEVIKVTPNLIENLDYADIVRGSHEDFATLYKKEDADKVYNAEISFYCKQFIYTQGSQPVEVRSGRDLKKTYPVLDTNVVSTIGAGDNFNAGFIFGMLKYGITRTDLERGLTEEQWDKLITCALAFSADCCKDIFNYVSKEFGEKMKEGAL